The Bradyrhizobium sp. LLZ17 genomic sequence TGATTCCCAGCCTCTCATCGCGGAACGGCCCCGACACGGTGGGTGCCAGGGCCGTCCTTGGAGATTGCTTCCGGCGCACCGGGGGCATGACAACCGGAAGCAATCTGTCGACGTTTCGCCAGACGATTCGTTCCTCGCGCAAAGGCCCCGCGGTTTGAGCTTTCGAAGAACCGCTCGCGCTTTTTCCGGGTCGATGCTCTAGCCGCTCGGGGCGGCGCCGGAATCGTCCGGTGTCATGCCTGAGCCCGGCGTCTTGCTGTTGTCGTTCAACTCGGGATCGCGCGTCGCTTCGCGCGACGGCGAGCCCTTGGGATCGGTCTTGTGCACGGTCTGGGCACGCCGCTTATCGCGCGGCTGCTCCTCTGCCCTTTGGTCCTTGACGATGCCCTGGTCGGAATGCGCCATGCTGTCCTCTCGCCTCTGATGTCTCAAAGCGCTTACGCACCGGAGCGCCGAATGTTCCGGCGCGTGCGAAAGGCTGGGGCGCTAGCTATGCACAGCGTGCACCGCGACTGATGCATTCCCCTGATGCACTTGCCGCACCGTCGTCACCGTCGCGAACGCGACAGAGACGCCGAAAGCGAGAATGAGAGAAAGAAGTGCCAGACGTGGAGCCATTGCAAACCTCCTGCTGGATCGAAAACCAACGCGATCGACTATCCCTGTATCATCGTTAATTGGTGCGCTCATACCGTGACGCGTCTCACACGCAGATTCACGAAAACGAGAGCGTCAGGCGTCCTGCTTTTGGCGGCCGCGGACCATGACCGGCGGGATTTCGCCGTCCAGCCAGTCCTGCTCGTTCGCGAGCGCCCTCCAAGCTTCCGCCATACGCGAATAGCGCTTGTAGGTGGGCTGGCCTTTGGCGCGCTCGGCGAGCTGCAGGCAGTTATCGGCGTTGTCCCGGAAAATATCAGACTGTTTCATAAGCAAGATGTGGGCACCGAGCCAACATTGCGCAACCGCTCTTACGGGATCGTAACATTTGCGGGAACTTCGCGTCCCAAACGTCATTGGTGCTTATGCGAATTCTTGTCGCGATAATCCTGGCGTTCATCAGCACCGCAGCGCTCGCCGACAGCCCGGGTGAGCAGATACAGGGCGATCGCACGCCGACTGCGACCGACGTCATCGGCGGCCTCTATGCCCTGAGCCGCTTCCAGCAGGGCCTGTTGGAGAGCACCGATCTGAAGGGAAATGCGGAGGTCAAGAACCTTGCCGCTCTGCGCGCCGAAGAAGCCGCCAAGCGCGACAAGGCGCTGAAGGAGATCCAGGACAGGATTGGCGCCGAGCCGCGAATCGGCAAAGCAACATCCGCCGGAGCGAGCGTTGCCGAGCCCGAGAGTGCGGACGGGCCGACCTATGTCAGAAGCTTTTATGCCGCGCAGATCCCCGAATACGACTCCGCGATCGGCATGCTCGAGCGCTATCTGAAGGCGCCCGACAACGCCGCGCTCGCCGCTTTCGCGAAGGACCAATTGCCGAGATTGCGCGCCCAGTTGAAGGACGCCGAGCGCACCATGGCCGACAAGTAGCTGTCCTATTTTTTGTCCGGATGCTGCTGGGTCTCCGGCCGCACGGTGTGGTCGCTCCCGGACATCTTGTCCCGGCCGGCGTCGCCATTGTCATCCTTGCCGCCCGAGGTCGAGGTGCCGCTGCCACTCCGGCTCGATTTGGCCGCCGCCCCCGTGGTCGGCTGCTCCGCACGCGGGGTCGCAGAACTTGCGGCGGGATCGCCGGTCACGGCACCGCGCCCACTCGGCGCCCCTTGCGCATGGGCCGATCCAGCGATGAACAAGGTGACCATAGCAAATGTAAATCCGACCTTCATGAGCGCTCTCCGATCGTTCGCGGGCTAACGGCACTTTGAGTGCTCTGTTCCCGGACGGATTGCGGGCAATTCGGGAGCACCATGAGCAGCGCCCGGGCCGCCCAAAAATTATCCGGAACCGAATGGAACCGATTGCACCCGCCGATGTTGTTTGTACCGGGCTGAGCAAGGCAGGTTCCATTTTCGCGCGCTCCAACCTTGGCGCTTGATTTCGAATTTGGCTGACGCTCTATTTTAAGTCATTGCGTCTTGGCGTGGATTCGGCCGACGCCGCGGGGGAATCACATGAGCGACCTCGATCCCGGAACTGCATCACGGTCCGGTCGTCGCATCCCAAAGCCGAAAAACAACGGTGCGTCAGAGCCGGACTCCCGGCCCGAATTGCTGCTCGCGCTCCAAGCCATGCGCAGCGGCGACTTTTCGTTGCGGATGAGCGGCGATTATCTCGGCATCGACGGCAAGATCGCGGACACGTTTAACGAAATCATCGCGGCCAACCAGCGCATGGCCCAGCAGCTCGAGCTGGTCGGCCAGGTCGTCGGGCGCGAAGGCAAGACTCGGCAGCGCGTCAAGTTCGGGCTGGCGAGCGGCTCCTGGGCCGACATGGAAGGCTCCGTCAACACCCTCATCGACGATCTGTTGTGGCCGACGCGCGAGGTGACGCGCGCGGTCGCAGCGGTCGCGCAAGGCGACCTGCTCCAGACCGTCAAGCTCGACGTCGACGGCCGTCCGCTCCGCGGAGAATTCCTGCAATCGGCCACCATCGTCAACACGATGATCAAGCAGCTTGGCGTGTTCACCTCCGAGGTGACACGCGTCGCGCGCGAGGTCGGCACCGAGGGCAAGCTCGGCGGCCAGGCCCAGGTGCCGGAAGTGACCGGCGTCTGGAAGGACCTGACCGAGAGCGTCAACTCGATGGCGAACAACCTGACCAACCAGGTTCGCAACATCGCCGAGGTCACGATCGCGGTCGCCAACGGCGACTTGTCCAAGAAGATCACCGTCGACGTCCGCGGCGAGATCCTTCAGCTCAAGGAAGCCATCAACACGATGGTGGACCAGCTCCGCTCGTTCGCCTCCGAAGTCACGCGCGTGGCGCGCGAGGTCGGCACCGATGGCAAGCTCGGCGGCCAGGCGATCGTGCCCGGCGTCGCCGGCACCTGGAAGGACTTGACCGACTCCGTCAACGCGATGTGCGGCAACCTCACCGCGCAGGTGCGCAACAT encodes the following:
- a CDS encoding DUF4142 domain-containing protein → MRILVAIILAFISTAALADSPGEQIQGDRTPTATDVIGGLYALSRFQQGLLESTDLKGNAEVKNLAALRAEEAAKRDKALKEIQDRIGAEPRIGKATSAGASVAEPESADGPTYVRSFYAAQIPEYDSAIGMLERYLKAPDNAALAAFAKDQLPRLRAQLKDAERTMADK